The [Eubacterium] eligens ATCC 27750 genome segment TGGTTTCGGTTGATGTTAATGACATGCCAGAGTTCTTCCACAAAGATGAATATATTGGAAGAAGCATGCTTTGCAAGAAGCTTACAATGCTTCCTGTTGAGTGTATCGTAAGAGGATACATTACAGGTAGTGGCTGGGCAAGCTACAAGGAAAACGGAACAGTCTGTGGAATTAAGCTTCCAGAGGGACTTAAGGAATCAGAGAAGCTTCCTGAACCAATCTACACACCAAGTACTAAGGCTGAGATTGGCGACCATGATGAGAATATTTCATTTGAGAAGAGTATAGAAGTTCTTGAGAAGCAGTTCCCAGGTAAAGGTCTTGAGTATGCTACTAAGATTAAGGATGCAACTATCACTCTTTACAAGAAGTGTGCAGAGTACGCTTTAAGCAAGGGTATTATTATTGCAGATACTAAGTTTGAATTTGGTCTTGATGAGAATGGTGAGGTAGTTATCGGTGATGAGATGCTTACACCAGACAGCTCAAGATTCTGGCCATTAGAAGGATATGAGGCAGGAAAGAGCCAGCCATCATATGACAAGCAGTTTGTAAGAGACTGGTTAAAGGCTAATCCAGACAGTGATTATTTACTTCCAGATGATGTAATCGAGAAGACAGTTGAAAAGTACAAGGAAGCATATAAGCTTCTTACAGGCAAGGATTTTTCCCGCAAATAATCACAGTCGATAAGGAATGGAGAATTATGAATCAGATTGATATTAATGACAGCCACTATGCTGAAGATGAACTTCATGAGGAATGCGGAGTCTTTGGTGTATATGATTTCGATGGCAATGATGTTTCATCTACAATATATTATGGCCTTTTTGCCCTTCAGCACAGAGGACAGGAAAGCTGCGGTATAGCAGTCAGTGATACAGAAGGACCTAAGGGAAAGGTTCTTTCATATAAGGATATGGGACTTGTTAATGAAGTTTTTAATCCTGAAAAGCTTGAAAAGCTTAATGGTAATATAGGTGTCGGACATGTAAGATATTCAACAGCCGGAAGCAGCAGCCGTGAGAATGCACAGCCACTTGTTCTTAACTATGTTAAGGGAACTCTTGGTATGGCACATAACGGTAATCTTCTTAATGCGGTTGAACTGCGTGAGGAGCTTTCTTATACAGGAGCTATCTTCCAGACAACTATTGATTCGGAGGTTATTGCTTACTTAATCGCAAGAGAAAGACTTAATGTTCCTACTGTTGAGGGAGCTGTTTTAAATGCGATGAAGAAGATTAAGGGTGCTTATTCACTTATCGTAATGAGTCCTAGAAAGCTTATCGGAGCAAGAGACCCATTTGGTTTCAAGCCATTATGTATCGGTAAGAGAGATAATGCATATTTCTTATCATCAGAGACATGTGCACTCGATACTGTAGGTGCAGAGTTTGTAAGAGATGTTGAGCCGGGTGAAGTTGTTACTATCACTAAAGACGGAATCAAGTCTGATAAGTCACTCTGCCAGAAAAATACAGCAAGATGCATATTTGAATACATTTATTTTGCAAGACCAGACAGCAAGATTGACGGAATGGGCGTATATGAGTCAAGAATTAATGCAGGTAGAATCTTAGCAAAGACTCATCCTGTAGAAGCTGATATTGTTGTAGGTGTTCCAGAATCAGGTAATCCTGCAGCACTTGGTTTCTCAATGGAATCAGGAATTCCTTATGGTAATGCATTTATCAAGAATAACTACGTTGGACGAACATTCATCAAGCCTAAGCAGGAACAGAGAGAGTCAAGTGTTAAGGTTAAGCTGAATGTACTTAAGGAAGCAGTTGCAGGCAAGAGAGTTGTCATGATTGATGACTCAATTGTACGAGGAACAACAAGTGCGAGAATTGTAAGTCTTCTTAAGGCAGCAGGTGCTAAGGAAGTTCATGTAAGAATAAGTTCACCAGCGTTCCTTCACCCATGTTATTTTGGAACAGATATTCCTTCAGAAGACCAGCTTATCGCATCAGGCCATTCTGTAGATGAAATCTGTGAAATTATCGGTGCAGATTCATTAGGCTATCTTGAGGTTGACAAGTTAAGTGAGATGATATGTGGACAGACAGGTTACTGTGATGCTTGCTTTACAGGCAATTATCCAATTGAGCCGCCTAAGATTGATATCCGCGGCGAGATGGGCTGATTTGGTAGGCATTTTTAAGCAGAATAATAGAATATATGACACAAGATGCCTACTAAAAGCATGGAATATGTTATTTAGTAGGCATTTTTAGTAAAAATATAGCGCTATTATAATAGTCACGAGCAAAATTTATCTACTAAATTGCTGAATATGCGACTATTTATAGGTATCATGACAATAATTACAAGAAAAAGGGGAACAGGATGAGTTATTTTCCGTTTTTTAGAGAAATAGAAGGGGAGAAATGCCTTGTTATCGGTGGCGGTAAGGTGGCAGCAAGAAAGATAAGCAGGCTGAAGGGATTTGGCGTGAAGATTAAAGTTGTTGCACCGTCTATAGTTTCTGACATAGAGGCAGTGGCGCAGGCTTGCGATAATATAAGTGTTGAAAGAAGAATATTCACACCACAAGATATTGAAAATGTGGATTTTGTTATCGCGGCGGCTGGTGAAGAAGTGGATAAAGAAGCTACAAGATTGTGCAAAGAAAAGGCAATTCCTGTAAATGTTGTGGATAACCAGGAGTTATGTGATTTTATATTCCCTTCAATTGTGCAGAAGGGTGATATGGTTGCAGGCTTTGTTACAGGTGGGAAGAGTCCGCATGTTGCAGCTAAGTTAAGAAGAGATTTTGAAGCAAATGTATCTGATAATATAGAGAGCATATTAGATTATCTTTCAGAGGTCAGGACACTTGCCAAAGAAAAGATAGATGATGACAGAAAAAGAGCAGCATTTATAAGAGAAGTTTCTGAATTCTGCATGAAAGCAGACAGAGTGTGCAGCAACAAGGAAGAAAATGCATTTTTACAGAAATATCTTGATAACAGGAGTGAGACAGTGCTTCCGGGGGCAGCACTTGTTGGAGCAGGATGCGGCTCATATGAACTCATCACAATAAAAGGTCTTAATGAGATAAGACGGGCAGAGGTTATAGTGTATGATGATTTGATTGATGAGCATCTGCTGGAATTTGCACCGGAGAGCTGTGAGCTTATATACGCCGGAAAGAGGAGTGGCAGACATTCCAAGGCACAGGAGGAGATTAATGAGCTTCTTGTAGAAAAAGCTCTTGAAGGCAGATATGTTGTGAGACTAAAAGGTGGTGACCCTTATGTGTTCGGCAGGGGCGGAGAGGAAGCACTTGCACTTAAAGAACATGGAATACCAGTGCATGAAGTTCCGGGGGTTACATCAGGTATCGGTCTGTGTGGAATGGCAGGAATTCCGGTGACACACAGGGGTGCAAGCCGTGGATTTCATGTGATTACCGGACATACGGCAGATAATCTGTCACCAGAGGTTGAGGAAATCAGGTGGAAATCATATGCGAAGCTTGATGAAACATTTGTATTTCTTATGGGTTTAAAGAGTATAGACATGATTACGGAAAAGCTGATGAGATATGGAAAGTTGTCAGATACGCCGGTTGCGGTAATTCACGGTGAGAATACAGATGGTACATATGTAAAGCTTGTCGGAACACTTTCGGATATTGCAGCAAAGGTGAAAGAAGTAGACTTCCCATCACCAGCTATTATAGTTGTTGGCGAGGTTGCGTCACTGGAATTGACGGATTAGCAGAAACTTAAGATGCGCTGAAAAGCAGCGCAGGAATAGAGGTTAACATGGATAAAGACAGACTTGACAGACAGATAGAGTTTATAAGAGAGATTGATAAGGAAAAGAGCATTGGCAGACAGACGTATCTGGCGGATGCGTCAAGAAAGGAAGATGACGCTGAGCATGCATGGCATATGGCAATTATGACTGTGCTGTTGTCTGAATATGCCAACGAAAAGATTGATGTGCTCCGCACAATGACAATGCTTCTTATACATGACCTTGTAGAGATAGATGCAGGCGATACATATGCTTACGATGAGAATGCTAAGAAGACACAGCGTGAAAGAGAGTTAAAATGTGCTGACAGAATATTCAGTATTCTTCCAGAAGACCAGGGGAAATATATGCGTGAATTGTGGGAGGAATTCGAGGCACAGGAAACACCAGAAGCAAAGTTTGCAAGAACTATGGATAACTTCCAGCCTGTAATTTTAAATGATGCTTCAAAAGGAAAAAGCTGGGCAGAAAAGGGTGTGCATCTTAGCCAGATATTAAAAAGAAATGCACGAACAGGAGAAGGCTCAGAAGAACTCTGGAAATATTCGTATGAAAAATTTATAATGCCTAATGTGAAAAAAGGGAATATTAAAGAGGATTAAAATAGTAGAAATTCGAGTTAAGGGGGTAAAATTTACAAAAAAGTAAAAAAATACCCCCTTAACTTAAAAAAACATTTCTTTTGCTATAATAAAAATATAAAACGGAAATTTTCCGAAAACAATATTTTATGATAATCCAGACGATAAGAGAACATATATTAAGAGTGTTATAGGAGAAATATTAGAAAAGGATATTAAGCACAGGGTAAAGATACGTAATGTTTCAGTTTTTGAAAAAGTGCAGACATATCTTATTAACAACTTTGGCTCAACAACTAGTTTGAAGAGTATCTTGAAAGAACTTCATAAATCTGGAATGGACATAAAGAGAGAAACTTTGAACCGTTATATTAATATATTAATGGATGCAAAAATAATATACGAATGTAAGAGGTTTGATTTAAAATCCATAAATGGTGAGCAGAAGTATTATTTATCAGATATGGGTTTCTATTTTGCAACAAATACTGATAACAGAATTAATTATGGACCAGCCCTTGAAAATGTTGTTTTTAACTATGCAAAATCAAAGGGGTATGATATCAGTATTGGAAGAATAGGAAAGTTAGAATGTGATTTTATTATGAGAGATAATATGAACAACTATGGTTATGTTCAGGTGACGATGACAACAATGTTAAACAGAGAAACAGAGGATCGAGAGTATGCTCCATTAGAGATGATTAAAGATAACTATCCTAAATATGTGCTTACAAGAAATGATATGATACAAAAAAGAAATGGAATCATTCATGAAAATATACCGCAGTTTATGGCATCTGGAAAGCTTTTCTAAGGATGCTCCAGCATAACCACAACGCGGAATTCCTGCTTTTCCTCCGAGTAAACATAATTGAGCAGACCATTATATTTATCTGCAATGCGCTTTACACTTTTAAGACCATAACCGTGAAAACCAGTGTCCTGTTTTCTGGAATGAAGTTTTCCGTCATGGCCTAAAGGAGATGATTTGCATGAGTTAGCAATGCTTATAAGGTCAGCGTTGCCGCCTCTGATAAGAGAAACATTACAATCTATATATGGTTCATCACATGATAGGGATGCATCAATGGCGTTATCAAGAAGATTGCAGAATATGGAAGTGAAATCCTGTGCGGGAAGATATTCAAGGGTGTTGGCGCGTATGTCTGCCTCAAAGCTTATACCTGAATTACTACATTGTTCGGCATATCTTGAGATAATTACATTCAGTATATCAATTTTGCAATATCTTTTGGATTTTCTTAGTGCATCACTTCCCAGAATGTTATTGATATATCCGGTTATTTCGTCAATATGTTTTCCATCATTCAGCTGGCTGATAGTATTAAGGTGGTTCTTAATATCGTGAATAAGAATGTGCTGTTTCTCATTAACTTCCTGAACATAATTATAATAATGTTCAGTGTCAGTCTCTTTCTGTAATTCAATCTGCAATCTGGCATATTCAACATTTTTCTGGCTGATATCCTGCTGCAGATAGAAAGTCAGGATATTGATTGAGAGCAGCAGAACCAGACATATGAATACAATAACAGAGTCAGAGCCAGACAGTTTACCGTTGAGACATATATAGCCAAGAGAAACGGTAATGATAGAGGACATAACAGGTATCAGATACAGCATAAGGGTGCTTTTGCGTATAGAAGCATTATTGACTGTATTTTTAGAGAAAATTCTGGTTACTAACTGTGAAATACATAAATAGACAGATTTGCTTAATATAACAAATGTAAATGCCGAACTATGTATGTTTCCATCACGGAATGCATATATCGTTATGTCAGGAATAGCTGCGGCAATAAGTCCTTCTGATAATGCCATAAGAATTGTCAGGGCAAGGGCATGAAACAGTGCCCAAACCGGTTTTGAATCATAATTAAGCACGATGCAGCACAGATAGACAATGAATGAGCAAAATGCATTGAGTGCCGCATTAGTGAGAATTGCTACAGGTATAAGCAGACTGAACATGCCAATAGTGATTAAAAGAGATAAAAATGTGTTCTTTCGTGAAGTAAATATCCGGTTGCAGTATAGCCATAGAATAATGGCTTCTATAAGATATACAAATAAATAGTACAATATTAAATTCATAAATCCCCCTCTGATTAATAAACTAGCGCAATGTTGTAAGAAATGCTGAATAGGTATTAAAAAAATCATTATACTTGCGCAAGGCAATATCAGCGTAAAGATGATTTTCCATATATATTCTGCTGTTATTATAAGACATAATATAATTCATATTCACTATATAACATCGATGGCTCTGATAAAAGCTCCCAGACGGAAGCATTGATTTAATGCTGGCGAGAGTCTGGGTGGTTGTATATGTATCTGAAACCGTGTGGATAGTAAGATTGCGGCAGTGAGGATTAACCTCCACCATAATGATATCCTTTGCTGATAATACATATGTTTTGCCTTTACATTTTACAATAATCCTGCCGCCAATAGAATTGAATTCAGATATGGCGTCTTCAAGGTTACGCATAAAACGTTTACTTTCAACAGGCTTTGAAATATAACGGAATACATGAAAGCGCATGGCTTCGTCAAGATATTCCGGAAAGGAAGTTATAATAATTATTATTGCTGCCGGATAAGATTTAACAAGCGAATTACCAACGGCAATGCCATCTATGCCAGACATCTGGATATCTAAATATACAATATCGGGTTTGATATCTGAAGCCAGAATGTCTTCACCAGAGTGAAATATGTAAATATCAGGTCTTTTCAGTTTATGTTCAATATAATAACTTTCGCACAGAGTTTTAATCTGCTCGCATATCAAATTGTCATCATCACATATAAATATATTCATTATCCAATCTCCATAAAATAAAACTATTGTTATTATAACCGATGAGAATATTAAAATAAATGTTATTTTAAACACGAAAAGTGTCATTTCACGCAATTGGTATTGAATTAATAAAATAGATGTGGTATTAAAGGCTTATATAAAGCGTTGTACACATATGCGCATGGGTATGGGAGAAGACCAGCTCATGTATATAGATAAGAGAGAAATTGAAAAAGCCGAAGAATGGAAAAATATTTTTAGTGAGCCAGTTCATTTACTAGGGAGATGATATTAAATGAAGAGAAGAGGCATTAGGTATGTGATTCCAATTATATTTATTGCAGTATTGGTGGGAGCAATGGTGACATATGTTCTACTCCATAAGAATACAGAAGCAGAGAAGGGCTTAGATTATGCAAGTCTTATCGGGGTAACAGGAGACAGTGATTTTCAGAATTACTGGGATACAGATGGATGGTATGATCTGGCTGCAGTTGAAGATGGATATTATTACATGAATTTTGAACAGAAGTTGTTGTTTTTGAATCTGGAGACAAATGATGTTATACCTGTGTGTGCAAAACCTGAGTGTGATCATAAATCTTCAAGTTGTAATGCTTTTTTTGGAAATGGAGCGGCATTGAGGAGTATATATTATTATAGAGGATATATATATTATTTTGGACTTTCTAATGGCATGGCACAGTTATGCCGCATGGATAAGAGTGGCACAACAAGAGAAGTTATAGGTGAACTTATACCTAATGATGGGGTTGACTCGATTCGAGCTGTTTTTCAGGGGGAATACGCTTTTATATATGATGGGAGTGGCCTTGCTGATGAGCAAGAGACTACAAAGAGCATAATAGAAGTATCTCTGACATCAGGAGACAAGAAAATTGTATATGAAGTTACTGGAAAAGGGATATCAATAACTAATGTTAAATGTTTTGGTGATAAAATATTTTTTACTGTGAGGAAAGCCGATTCCATATCAGATAAAGCCATAAGTGTGCATAGCAGAGGTTTGTTTAGCTATTCGTGCAGCAATGATGAGATAGAAGAAGTGAGTGGACAGAATATTAATGATTATTATGTTGTGGATGGAACAATGTATTACTTTGTTACGGGAGAGGGGCTTTACAAGATAGATATTGGAAGTGATATATCACAAAAAATATGGGAGTCAACAGAACAATGTGATATGTGTAGTGTATCTTCAGATGGAGAATACATTTATCTTAATAATCATAAGTACTGTTATTATATGTGGGAATTATATGGCTTTTCAGAAAACAGATATATAGTTATTGATAAAGGTGGAAATGTTATTAATGAGATATTGTGTCCTGATGCATTGGCGTTATATTTTGGGGATGACAGGTATTTATTTTATAAAAGTATGAACGATGCAGAAGGTCTTATGTATATGAAAAAAGATGATATAGAGACTGGTGGAGATTGGAAGCAGGTGTTTGAATGACAAAGTATATAAGGCTGTTTAAGAAAGGAATGTATAGATTTTGTATGATGTTTCTTCTTATATTGATATCATCAGGATGCAATGTAAAGGAAATAGAAACACAGACACAAACAGAGACTAATAACCAATATGCAGTACAAGAACCAGAAATGACAGTTATAGATGGAATAAATTATATAACGGAGCAAGGCATTAAGTTAAAGGTGACATACCCAATAATATCTAAAGATATCGCCGATGGTAATTTGGTTGGAACATATATGGTAAATCCAGTAAAATTAGGCAATGGATTGGGAGAAAAGGATGAAATGGCGTATATTGTTGCCGGTATTATAGAGTGGCCATCATTATATAATGATGAAAATATAGAGAAATTAGAGTATACGGCATATAATGCATCCTGCATATTTGATTACAGTGATATGAGTGAGAATAAATATACAAAAAAACAGATGGATATAAAAGGCGAAACAAAAACAATATATGGAAATGATGAAAATAAGTTAAAGTTAATAATTATAAATGAACTCCCAACATCTGATAAAGCAGCTTATAGTTATATGCAGCCTGAGTATGTTGAGATAAAGAGTGTTATTGACGATATCAATAAAATGATTGTAGGAGTCCATGTTTATTATATGGATGGGAGCGAAGATTCTGATTATTATAGAGTAGAAAGTATATCTAAGAGTGATATAAGCAGGATACAAATATACAGGTTATGATTGGCATATAGGGGGAAATATGCAGGAATTAAAACGTATCATCAATTATAAACGGATTATATTGTTGTTAATTGCTGCAACAGTTAATGTTGTATTCTTTTTGTATGACAATAAGCCGGTAATGGATGAAGATATAATCAACAAAGAAAATGTTGCTCATGAGACATATATTAAGAATTATCACGAAGAAGTGAATGCAATAATTGATAATGCTGATAAACTTAAGAAATATAGTATTTTTAATAAAGCTGGAAGTTTTTCGTATGCGAATATATTGCAGACGGCAAGGGATTTTGAACGGGTAAAGAACGTTATTTTACCAGAGGATGAGTATAAAGGGGTGCAGGCATATACAACTTATTATTATCAATATTTCTTTACTATGCTTGTAATGATGTTTGTTATATACGATATGTTTGCACAGCGGGATAATGGCATGTGGAGCATAACATATAGCTGCGCTAATGGAAGAATCATGTATGCGATAAAGCAGACGGGAGTTATTGTTGTTACAGGAGCTTTTACACATACTCTGATATACTGGTCTACGTTTATTGCGGCAATGCTGCAAAGAGGAGGCGTCAGGGACTTAGTAAATCCAGTGCAGACAATTGAGACATTTGATAAATTTACATATCCGTGGAGCAAAATAAAGTATGTGACGGTGCTATATCTGATATCAATGGTGTGTATAGTTGCCCTATGCATTACTATATGGGGTGTTTTTGTTATGTTCCGTAATCGTGTCTATGCACTGGTTACAATGCTTATATTTGCGGCTGTGGAGCAGTTTATATATTCTCATATAGACATACATAGCGTGTGGAATGGTCTGCATTATATTAATATTATTAATATAATTAATATAAATGCTACATTTTCATCATATAGAAACTGGGGTGTGGGAACTTATGTATTTCCTGTATTTTCAGTGGTGCTGTTCGTGCATATTATATGTGCAGGTGTAATAGGTTATATTGCTATAAATGTGTCTGCTTCAATGAAACCATACAAAAATACAACATTTATAAAACGGT includes the following:
- a CDS encoding phosphoribosylaminoimidazolesuccinocarboxamide synthase, giving the protein MDELMGKCELLYEGKVREVYDCDDKLVMVATDRISAFDHILKNKVTEKGAILTQMSKFWFDYTKDVVANHMVSVDVNDMPEFFHKDEYIGRSMLCKKLTMLPVECIVRGYITGSGWASYKENGTVCGIKLPEGLKESEKLPEPIYTPSTKAEIGDHDENISFEKSIEVLEKQFPGKGLEYATKIKDATITLYKKCAEYALSKGIIIADTKFEFGLDENGEVVIGDEMLTPDSSRFWPLEGYEAGKSQPSYDKQFVRDWLKANPDSDYLLPDDVIEKTVEKYKEAYKLLTGKDFSRK
- the purF gene encoding amidophosphoribosyltransferase, with translation MNQIDINDSHYAEDELHEECGVFGVYDFDGNDVSSTIYYGLFALQHRGQESCGIAVSDTEGPKGKVLSYKDMGLVNEVFNPEKLEKLNGNIGVGHVRYSTAGSSSRENAQPLVLNYVKGTLGMAHNGNLLNAVELREELSYTGAIFQTTIDSEVIAYLIARERLNVPTVEGAVLNAMKKIKGAYSLIVMSPRKLIGARDPFGFKPLCIGKRDNAYFLSSETCALDTVGAEFVRDVEPGEVVTITKDGIKSDKSLCQKNTARCIFEYIYFARPDSKIDGMGVYESRINAGRILAKTHPVEADIVVGVPESGNPAALGFSMESGIPYGNAFIKNNYVGRTFIKPKQEQRESSVKVKLNVLKEAVAGKRVVMIDDSIVRGTTSARIVSLLKAAGAKEVHVRISSPAFLHPCYFGTDIPSEDQLIASGHSVDEICEIIGADSLGYLEVDKLSEMICGQTGYCDACFTGNYPIEPPKIDIRGEMG
- the cobA gene encoding uroporphyrinogen-III C-methyltransferase, which translates into the protein MSYFPFFREIEGEKCLVIGGGKVAARKISRLKGFGVKIKVVAPSIVSDIEAVAQACDNISVERRIFTPQDIENVDFVIAAAGEEVDKEATRLCKEKAIPVNVVDNQELCDFIFPSIVQKGDMVAGFVTGGKSPHVAAKLRRDFEANVSDNIESILDYLSEVRTLAKEKIDDDRKRAAFIREVSEFCMKADRVCSNKEENAFLQKYLDNRSETVLPGAALVGAGCGSYELITIKGLNEIRRAEVIVYDDLIDEHLLEFAPESCELIYAGKRSGRHSKAQEEINELLVEKALEGRYVVRLKGGDPYVFGRGGEEALALKEHGIPVHEVPGVTSGIGLCGMAGIPVTHRGASRGFHVITGHTADNLSPEVEEIRWKSYAKLDETFVFLMGLKSIDMITEKLMRYGKLSDTPVAVIHGENTDGTYVKLVGTLSDIAAKVKEVDFPSPAIIVVGEVASLELTD
- a CDS encoding HD domain-containing protein; amino-acid sequence: MDKDRLDRQIEFIREIDKEKSIGRQTYLADASRKEDDAEHAWHMAIMTVLLSEYANEKIDVLRTMTMLLIHDLVEIDAGDTYAYDENAKKTQRERELKCADRIFSILPEDQGKYMRELWEEFEAQETPEAKFARTMDNFQPVILNDASKGKSWAEKGVHLSQILKRNARTGEGSEELWKYSYEKFIMPNVKKGNIKED
- a CDS encoding DUF4143 domain-containing protein is translated as MKHRVKIRNVSVFEKVQTYLINNFGSTTSLKSILKELHKSGMDIKRETLNRYINILMDAKIIYECKRFDLKSINGEQKYYLSDMGFYFATNTDNRINYGPALENVVFNYAKSKGYDISIGRIGKLECDFIMRDNMNNYGYVQVTMTTMLNRETEDREYAPLEMIKDNYPKYVLTRNDMIQKRNGIIHENIPQFMASGKLF
- a CDS encoding sensor histidine kinase, whose protein sequence is MNLILYYLFVYLIEAIILWLYCNRIFTSRKNTFLSLLITIGMFSLLIPVAILTNAALNAFCSFIVYLCCIVLNYDSKPVWALFHALALTILMALSEGLIAAAIPDITIYAFRDGNIHSSAFTFVILSKSVYLCISQLVTRIFSKNTVNNASIRKSTLMLYLIPVMSSIITVSLGYICLNGKLSGSDSVIVFICLVLLLSINILTFYLQQDISQKNVEYARLQIELQKETDTEHYYNYVQEVNEKQHILIHDIKNHLNTISQLNDGKHIDEITGYINNILGSDALRKSKRYCKIDILNVIISRYAEQCSNSGISFEADIRANTLEYLPAQDFTSIFCNLLDNAIDASLSCDEPYIDCNVSLIRGGNADLISIANSCKSSPLGHDGKLHSRKQDTGFHGYGLKSVKRIADKYNGLLNYVYSEEKQEFRVVVMLEHP
- a CDS encoding LytR/AlgR family response regulator transcription factor, coding for MNIFICDDDNLICEQIKTLCESYYIEHKLKRPDIYIFHSGEDILASDIKPDIVYLDIQMSGIDGIAVGNSLVKSYPAAIIIIITSFPEYLDEAMRFHVFRYISKPVESKRFMRNLEDAISEFNSIGGRIIVKCKGKTYVLSAKDIIMVEVNPHCRNLTIHTVSDTYTTTQTLASIKSMLPSGSFYQSHRCYIVNMNYIMSYNNSRIYMENHLYADIALRKYNDFFNTYSAFLTTLR